A single genomic interval of Acidimicrobiales bacterium harbors:
- the rplP gene encoding 50S ribosomal protein L16: MLMPKKVKYRKQQRGRLTGTAKGGQTVDFGDFGIQALEPAWITARQIEAARIAMTRHVRRGGKVWIRIFPDKPVTQKPAETRMGSGKGNPEHWVAVVRPGRILFELAGVDEALAHSALERAIQKLPMKARVVSRLGVGQEVEA, encoded by the coding sequence ATGTTGATGCCAAAGAAGGTCAAGTACCGCAAGCAGCAGCGCGGCCGGCTGACCGGCACCGCGAAGGGCGGCCAGACGGTCGACTTCGGCGACTTCGGGATCCAGGCCCTCGAGCCGGCGTGGATCACCGCCCGCCAGATCGAGGCGGCCCGTATCGCGATGACCCGCCACGTCCGTCGTGGTGGGAAGGTGTGGATCCGGATCTTCCCGGACAAGCCCGTCACCCAGAAGCCCGCCGAGACCCGCATGGGCTCGGGCAAGGGCAACCCCGAGCACTGGGTCGCCGTCGTGCGCCCCGGGCGGATCCTCTTCGAGCTCGCGGGCGTCGACGAGGCGCTCGCCCACTCCGCGCTCGAGCGCGCGATCCAGAAGCTCCCGATGAAGGCACGCGTCGTCTCCCGTCTGGGCGTCGGCCAAGAGGTCGAGGCGTAA
- the rpmC gene encoding 50S ribosomal protein L29: protein MTKATELRELSSDELADHLEESKKELFNLRFQLATGRLDNVTRIQTVRREIARLRTLLGERDRAVTAGASGKEA, encoded by the coding sequence ATGACCAAGGCGACCGAACTCCGAGAACTGTCGAGCGACGAGCTCGCAGACCACCTCGAGGAGTCGAAGAAGGAACTGTTCAATCTGCGTTTCCAGCTCGCGACGGGCCGGCTCGACAACGTGACCCGGATCCAGACCGTCCGCCGGGAGATCGCGCGCTTGCGCACGCTGCTCGGCGAGCGCGACCGAGCGGTAACCGCCGGTGCATCCGGCAAGGAGGCGTGA
- the rpsQ gene encoding 30S ribosomal protein S17, whose product MAEAEATENGRENRRKVREGLVVSSAMEKTAVVAVVERVRHARYSKTVQRTKRIYVHDEENALAVGDRVRVAETRPLSRLKHWRLVEVLERAR is encoded by the coding sequence ATGGCCGAGGCCGAAGCGACCGAGAACGGTCGCGAGAACCGCCGCAAGGTCCGTGAGGGCCTGGTGGTCTCCTCCGCGATGGAGAAGACCGCGGTCGTCGCCGTCGTCGAGCGTGTCCGTCACGCCCGGTACTCGAAGACGGTGCAGCGAACCAAGCGCATCTACGTGCACGACGAGGAGAACGCGCTCGCGGTCGGCGACCGCGTGCGCGTCGCCGAGACGCGCCCGCTCTCGCGCCTCAAGCACTGGCGCCTCGTCGAGGTCCTGGAGCGTGCCCGATGA
- the rplN gene encoding 50S ribosomal protein L14, whose protein sequence is MIQQESRLRVADNSGAKEVLCIKVLGGSRRRYARIGDVFIATVKDAVPGAAVKKGDVVRCVVVRAKKEKRRPDGSYIRFDENAAVLINEQLQPRGTRIFGPVGRELRDKRFMRIVSLAPEVI, encoded by the coding sequence ATGATCCAGCAGGAGTCCCGTCTCCGGGTCGCCGACAACTCCGGTGCCAAAGAGGTCCTCTGCATCAAGGTGCTCGGCGGCAGCCGTCGCCGCTACGCGCGCATCGGCGACGTCTTCATCGCGACGGTGAAGGACGCCGTGCCCGGCGCCGCGGTGAAGAAGGGCGACGTCGTGCGCTGCGTCGTCGTGCGCGCGAAGAAGGAGAAGCGCCGTCCCGACGGCAGCTACATCCGCTTCGACGAGAACGCCGCGGTGCTCATCAACGAGCAGCTGCAGCCACGTGGCACGCGCATCTTCGGCCCCGTCGGCCGCGAGCTGCGCGACAAGCGCTTCATGCGCATCGTCTCACTCGCACCGGAGGTGATCTGA